A genomic segment from Bradyrhizobium diazoefficiens USDA 110 encodes:
- the xylA gene encoding xylose isomerase: MNVSAKFFEESTPVAFAGQDAGPAPAFRWYDKDRLVHGRRLEDHLRFAVCYWHSLCWPGGDPFGGETFLRPWHHGTDAMAQARAKADVAFELFRLLDVPFFTFHDVDAAPEGASLAESVANLNAIADLFEAKMASAKVRLLWGTANLFTHRRYMAGAATNPDPDIFTYAAGQVRAALEVTHRLGGQNYVLWGGREGYETLLNTDLKRELDQLGRFVSLVVEHKHKIGFNGPILIEPKPKEPTKHQYDFDVATCYGFLARYDLLKDVKLNIEQNHAILAGHSFHHEVALAEALGVFGSLDVNRGDDLLGWDTDQFAMNVPELALVFHEILNRGGFTSGGLNFDAKIRRQSIDPDDLIHAHVGSMDACARAFLAAADMLDAGALTAPLDKRYEGWAGPEGRAILGGQRSLADLADRALGPGFDPQPRSGRQEYLESLVNRYV, from the coding sequence GTGAACGTGTCAGCCAAATTCTTCGAGGAAAGCACGCCTGTCGCCTTCGCCGGCCAAGATGCCGGACCAGCGCCCGCCTTCCGCTGGTACGACAAGGACCGCCTCGTCCATGGCCGCCGGCTCGAGGATCACCTGCGCTTTGCGGTCTGCTACTGGCACTCCCTCTGCTGGCCGGGCGGCGATCCCTTCGGCGGCGAGACGTTCCTGCGACCCTGGCATCACGGCACCGATGCGATGGCGCAGGCACGGGCCAAGGCTGATGTCGCTTTCGAGCTGTTCCGGCTGCTGGACGTACCCTTCTTCACCTTCCACGACGTCGATGCGGCGCCGGAGGGGGCTTCGCTCGCGGAGTCGGTCGCCAACCTCAACGCGATCGCCGACCTGTTCGAAGCGAAGATGGCCTCGGCCAAAGTCCGGCTGCTCTGGGGCACCGCCAATCTGTTCACGCATCGCCGCTACATGGCGGGCGCCGCGACCAATCCGGACCCTGACATCTTCACTTATGCCGCCGGCCAGGTCCGCGCCGCGCTGGAGGTGACACACCGGCTCGGCGGCCAGAACTACGTGCTGTGGGGCGGCCGCGAGGGCTACGAGACGCTGCTCAACACCGATCTCAAGCGCGAGCTCGACCAGCTCGGCCGCTTCGTCTCGCTCGTCGTCGAGCACAAGCACAAGATCGGCTTCAACGGCCCGATCCTGATCGAGCCGAAGCCGAAGGAGCCGACCAAGCATCAATATGATTTCGACGTCGCCACCTGCTACGGCTTCCTCGCGCGCTACGACCTCCTCAAGGACGTCAAGCTCAACATCGAGCAGAACCACGCCATCCTCGCCGGCCATTCCTTCCATCACGAGGTTGCGCTCGCCGAGGCGCTCGGTGTCTTCGGCTCGCTCGACGTCAACCGCGGCGACGATCTGCTCGGCTGGGACACCGACCAGTTCGCGATGAACGTGCCGGAACTCGCGTTGGTGTTCCACGAGATCCTGAACCGCGGCGGCTTCACGTCCGGCGGGCTCAATTTCGACGCCAAGATCCGGCGTCAGTCGATCGACCCCGACGACCTGATCCACGCCCATGTCGGCTCGATGGATGCCTGCGCGCGCGCCTTCCTTGCCGCTGCCGACATGCTTGATGCCGGCGCCCTCACCGCGCCGCTCGACAAGCGCTACGAAGGATGGGCCGGCCCCGAGGGCCGCGCCATTCTCGGCGGCCAGCGCTCGCTCGCCGATCTCGCCGATCGTGCGCTCGGCCCCGGTTTCGACCCGCAGCCACGCTCGGGACGGCAGGAATATCTGGAATCCCTCGTCAACCGCTATGTCTGA
- a CDS encoding ATP-binding cassette domain-containing protein, with amino-acid sequence MTSAEATPVLQLSGIGKEFGAIRALHDVDMQVFPGEVVGLMGDNGAGKSTLVKIIAGNFRPSHGEIRFAGSAVHFNRPVDARTVGIEVVYQDLALADNLTAAANVFLGRELKRKFGPFALLDHKAMAARALELFGELRSETRPDDLVKQMSGGQRQAVAIARTRLSNARLVMMDEPTAAISVRQVEQVLSLIHRLKEQGVAVMLISHRMPDVFAVCDRVIVMRRGEKRADKAIQATSPEEVTALITGAKEAA; translated from the coding sequence ATGACAAGTGCTGAGGCAACACCGGTGCTCCAACTCTCCGGCATCGGCAAGGAGTTCGGCGCGATCCGCGCGCTGCATGACGTCGACATGCAGGTCTTCCCCGGCGAGGTGGTCGGCCTGATGGGCGACAACGGCGCGGGCAAGTCGACGCTGGTCAAGATCATCGCCGGCAATTTCCGCCCCAGCCATGGCGAGATCCGCTTTGCCGGCAGCGCGGTTCATTTCAACCGGCCCGTCGATGCCCGCACGGTCGGGATCGAGGTCGTCTATCAGGATCTTGCGCTGGCCGACAATCTGACCGCGGCCGCCAACGTCTTCCTCGGCCGCGAGCTGAAGCGAAAATTCGGCCCGTTCGCCTTGCTCGACCACAAGGCGATGGCGGCGCGCGCGCTGGAATTGTTCGGCGAGTTGCGCTCGGAGACGCGCCCCGACGACCTCGTCAAGCAGATGTCGGGCGGCCAGCGCCAGGCGGTCGCGATCGCGCGGACGCGGCTCTCCAATGCGCGGCTGGTGATGATGGACGAGCCGACCGCCGCGATCTCGGTCCGCCAGGTCGAGCAGGTGCTGAGCCTGATCCACCGGCTCAAGGAGCAGGGCGTCGCCGTGATGCTGATCTCGCACCGCATGCCCGACGTGTTCGCCGTATGCGACCGCGTGATCGTCATGCGCCGCGGCGAGAAGCGGGCCGACAAGGCGATTCAGGCGACGTCCCCCGAGGAAGTCACTGCCCTCATCACCGGCGCGAAGGAGGCGGCGTGA
- a CDS encoding ABC transporter permease, producing MAMPLESPITFSNVGKIKWWQRGIFASQTGYVLLALAVLLVIMHFASPYFFTQGNMQNVAKNFSFIAIATLGVTFVIITGGIDLSVGSMMCFSAMITSMVMTELSTPGGLGASLFVHMAADGKTVLANVPGLILLISVVAGLGVALIAGLVNGFCIAVLGLSPFVTTLGMLSIVRGLGYVVSNGRGSFPGGPDADYFYALTSGDVLGVPVPFIYLVILALAMAVVLHHTSFGRHVFALGGNEKAAELTGIPVVRVKIEVYVLCALAAGLQGIIISGWLGSAPANMATSYELNVIAAAVIGGANLAGGIGGPLGAIVGCVLLEVIRNGLVLAQVSSYWQQTLVGVIIILAVLVDRVRSRMI from the coding sequence ATGGCCATGCCCCTGGAATCCCCGATCACCTTCTCGAATGTCGGCAAGATCAAGTGGTGGCAGCGCGGCATCTTCGCCTCCCAGACCGGCTACGTGCTGCTCGCGCTGGCCGTGCTGCTGGTGATCATGCATTTCGCCAGCCCGTATTTCTTCACCCAGGGCAACATGCAGAACGTGGCGAAGAACTTTTCCTTCATCGCCATCGCCACCCTCGGCGTCACCTTCGTGATCATCACCGGCGGCATCGATCTCTCGGTCGGCTCGATGATGTGCTTCTCGGCCATGATCACCTCGATGGTCATGACCGAGCTGTCGACGCCGGGCGGGCTCGGCGCCTCGCTCTTCGTGCACATGGCGGCCGACGGCAAGACGGTGCTGGCCAATGTCCCCGGCCTGATCCTGCTGATCTCCGTCGTCGCGGGCCTTGGCGTCGCGCTGATCGCCGGTCTCGTCAACGGCTTCTGCATCGCGGTGCTGGGCCTGTCGCCGTTCGTGACCACGCTCGGCATGCTCTCGATCGTGCGCGGGCTCGGCTATGTCGTCTCCAACGGGCGCGGCAGCTTTCCTGGCGGGCCGGACGCCGATTACTTCTACGCGCTCACCTCGGGCGACGTGCTCGGCGTGCCCGTACCGTTCATCTATCTCGTGATCCTTGCGCTGGCGATGGCGGTGGTGCTGCACCACACCTCGTTCGGCCGCCACGTCTTCGCGCTCGGCGGCAACGAGAAGGCGGCCGAACTGACCGGCATCCCGGTCGTGCGCGTGAAGATCGAGGTCTATGTGCTCTGCGCGCTCGCCGCTGGCCTCCAGGGCATCATCATCTCCGGCTGGCTCGGATCGGCACCCGCCAACATGGCGACCTCCTACGAGCTCAACGTGATCGCGGCGGCCGTCATCGGCGGTGCCAACCTTGCCGGCGGCATCGGCGGGCCGCTGGGGGCCATTGTCGGCTGCGTGCTGCTGGAGGTGATCCGCAACGGTCTCGTGCTGGCACAGGTCAGCTCCTACTGGCAGCAGACGCTGGTGGGCGTGATCATCATCCTGGCCGTGCTGGTCGATCGTGTGCGCTCGCGGATGATCTGA
- a CDS encoding sugar-binding protein gives MRKLLLAGIAVAMMATPAFAANYRFVIVPKAMNNPFFDFARDGCLKRAKELGNIECVYKGPVEHEPATQAQIIQDFVTQKVDGLAISVADVAAMTKSIEAATAAGIPVITFDADAPGSKRIAYIGTNNKEFGVALGKQLVKMRPDGGKYAMVSGGPGAKNLAERVDGVREALKGSKWTEVAGSPTFCNDDPALAVQQMTDMRTATPDLAAIVPIGGWPMFAPEGFKAFASRNKKDIDSGKFTLVVADTLKMQLELLRDGYANALVGQRPFEMGEKAMDTLLAIKKGEKVPEIVYTGLDLVTKDNVAQMLK, from the coding sequence ATGAGGAAACTTCTTCTTGCGGGCATCGCTGTCGCGATGATGGCGACGCCGGCGTTCGCTGCGAACTATCGCTTCGTGATCGTGCCCAAGGCGATGAACAATCCGTTCTTCGATTTTGCGCGCGACGGCTGTCTGAAGCGCGCCAAGGAACTCGGCAATATCGAGTGCGTCTACAAAGGGCCGGTCGAGCACGAGCCGGCGACGCAGGCGCAGATCATCCAGGACTTCGTCACCCAGAAGGTCGACGGCCTCGCCATCTCGGTCGCCGACGTCGCGGCCATGACCAAGTCGATCGAGGCGGCGACCGCGGCGGGCATCCCCGTCATCACCTTCGATGCCGATGCACCGGGATCCAAGCGCATCGCCTATATCGGCACCAACAACAAGGAATTCGGCGTCGCGCTCGGCAAGCAACTCGTGAAGATGCGGCCTGACGGCGGAAAGTACGCGATGGTCTCGGGCGGCCCCGGTGCCAAGAACCTTGCCGAGCGCGTCGATGGCGTCCGCGAGGCGCTGAAGGGCTCGAAATGGACCGAGGTCGCGGGCTCGCCGACCTTCTGCAACGACGATCCGGCACTCGCGGTCCAGCAGATGACGGATATGCGCACCGCAACGCCCGATCTCGCCGCCATCGTTCCCATCGGCGGCTGGCCGATGTTTGCCCCCGAAGGCTTCAAGGCTTTCGCCAGCAGGAACAAGAAGGACATCGATTCCGGCAAGTTCACGCTGGTCGTTGCCGATACGCTGAAGATGCAGCTCGAATTGCTGCGCGACGGCTATGCCAATGCGCTGGTCGGCCAGCGACCGTTCGAGATGGGCGAGAAGGCGATGGACACGCTGCTCGCCATCAAGAAGGGCGAGAAGGTGCCGGAGATCGTCTATACCGGCCTCGATCTCGTCACCAAGGACAACGTTGCGCAGATGCTGAAGTAG
- a CDS encoding aldo/keto reductase — translation MKRSRLGSLDVTSIGLGSAPLGGLFTPVSDADAQATLERGWSAGIRFYDTAPLYGFGLAERRLGAFLRQQPRDSYVISTKVGRLLRSGDGAAAEDEHYKSTPRERPVFDFSYDGVMRSVEESLARLGLDRVDVLLVHDPDDHYDDAVAGAFRALQRLRTEGTVKAIGAGMNQSEMLVRFAETVPVDCFLLAGRYTLLDQGALDALFPVCQAKNIGILLGGIYNSGILANPHTGAKFNYQDADAALIARALELDELCRRHGTELKAAALQFCMAHPAVTVAVLGARNAGEVADNIAMWQAPVPPAFWQELRARKLVDARAPLPGGV, via the coding sequence ATGAAACGGTCGCGGCTCGGCTCTCTCGACGTCACCTCAATCGGCCTCGGCTCCGCCCCTCTCGGCGGATTGTTCACCCCCGTCAGTGATGCCGATGCGCAAGCGACGCTCGAGCGGGGTTGGTCGGCCGGCATCCGCTTCTACGACACCGCGCCGCTCTACGGCTTTGGCCTGGCGGAACGGCGGCTCGGCGCATTCCTGCGGCAACAGCCGCGTGACTCCTACGTCATCTCGACCAAGGTCGGCCGCCTGCTGCGCTCGGGCGATGGCGCTGCCGCCGAGGACGAACATTACAAGAGCACGCCGCGCGAACGGCCGGTGTTCGATTTCAGTTACGACGGCGTGATGCGCTCGGTGGAGGAGAGTCTTGCTCGCCTCGGGCTCGACCGCGTCGATGTCCTGCTCGTGCATGATCCCGACGATCATTATGACGACGCCGTCGCCGGCGCCTTCCGCGCGCTCCAGCGCCTGCGCACGGAGGGCACGGTCAAGGCGATCGGCGCCGGCATGAACCAGTCGGAAATGCTGGTCCGTTTTGCCGAAACCGTGCCGGTGGACTGCTTCCTGCTCGCCGGCCGCTACACGCTGCTCGACCAGGGCGCGCTGGATGCGCTGTTTCCTGTCTGCCAGGCAAAGAACATCGGCATCCTGCTCGGCGGCATCTACAACAGCGGCATTCTGGCCAACCCGCACACCGGCGCGAAGTTCAACTATCAAGACGCCGACGCGGCGCTGATCGCGCGGGCGCTCGAGCTCGACGAGCTCTGCCGCAGGCACGGCACCGAGCTGAAGGCCGCCGCGCTTCAATTCTGCATGGCCCATCCGGCCGTGACGGTCGCCGTGCTGGGCGCGCGCAATGCCGGCGAGGTCGCCGACAACATCGCGATGTGGCAGGCGCCGGTGCCGCCGGCCTTCTGGCAGGAGCTGCGTGCGCGGAAGCTCGTCGACGCGCGGGCGCCGCTGCCGGGTGGAGTGTAG
- a CDS encoding amidohydrolase family protein: MVIDAHQHFWDPARADYPWMDAPELAPIRRAFGPADLAPLLKANGIDASIVVQCRSALEETEEFLRIAHATPSVVGVVGWVDLTDGALGDTLDRLRAAPGGDKLVGIRHQVHDEADPDWLLREDVRRGLVALFVRDLTYDFLVRTRELPAAIATAQAFPNARFVLDHAAKPPIASGGSAEWADRIKALAACGNVWCKISGLATEAVWSDWDADRLLPFVQHAATCFGEDRLIFGSDWPVCLLAGSYAEIKGALEACLAKLGPGARDKAFGMNAKAAYRLAIA, translated from the coding sequence ATGGTGATCGACGCCCATCAGCATTTCTGGGATCCGGCGCGCGCCGACTATCCCTGGATGGACGCGCCCGAACTCGCGCCGATCCGCCGTGCCTTCGGCCCCGCCGATCTCGCGCCGCTGTTGAAGGCGAATGGCATCGACGCGAGCATCGTGGTGCAGTGCCGCTCGGCGCTGGAGGAGACCGAGGAATTCTTGCGCATCGCGCATGCGACGCCCTCTGTCGTCGGCGTCGTCGGCTGGGTCGATCTGACCGATGGCGCGCTTGGGGACACGCTCGACCGGCTGCGCGCCGCGCCGGGCGGCGACAAGCTGGTCGGCATCCGCCACCAGGTCCACGACGAGGCCGATCCAGATTGGCTGCTCCGCGAGGACGTCCGGCGCGGGCTTGTCGCATTGTTCGTCCGCGATCTCACTTACGACTTCCTCGTCCGCACCCGCGAATTGCCGGCGGCGATCGCAACCGCGCAGGCCTTTCCCAACGCGCGCTTCGTGCTCGACCATGCCGCCAAGCCGCCGATCGCTTCCGGCGGAAGCGCCGAATGGGCTGATCGCATCAAGGCGCTCGCCGCTTGCGGCAATGTCTGGTGCAAGATCTCCGGGCTCGCGACGGAAGCGGTCTGGAGCGACTGGGACGCGGATCGGCTGTTGCCGTTCGTCCAGCACGCCGCGACATGTTTCGGTGAGGATCGTTTGATCTTCGGCTCCGACTGGCCGGTGTGCCTGCTTGCGGGAAGCTATGCCGAGATCAAGGGCGCGCTGGAGGCGTGTTTGGCGAAGCTCGGGCCGGGCGCGCGGGACAAGGCGTTCGGGATGAATGCGAAGGCTGCGTATCGGCTAGCGATTGCTTAA